In Clostridium sp. SY8519, one genomic interval encodes:
- the queD gene encoding 6-carboxytetrahydropterin synthase QueD, which yields MYRIQTETHFDAAHFLAGYQGKCRNLHGHRWRVVVQISREGLRQDPQDTGMVEDFSTVKDALKEISAYFDHSLIYEKNSMKDTTVAALESEGFLLREVEFRPTAENFAKDIFDRLTALQFPVSAVEVYETPNNCAIYEA from the coding sequence ATGTACAGAATACAGACGGAGACACATTTTGACGCGGCGCATTTCCTGGCCGGATATCAGGGAAAATGCAGGAATCTTCACGGCCATCGCTGGCGGGTGGTGGTACAGATCAGCCGGGAGGGGCTGCGTCAGGATCCCCAGGATACGGGGATGGTGGAAGATTTTTCAACGGTGAAAGACGCGCTGAAGGAAATCAGCGCCTACTTCGACCATTCGCTGATTTATGAAAAAAACAGTATGAAGGATACGACAGTTGCCGCGCTGGAGAGCGAAGGATTTCTCCTGCGGGAGGTGGAGTTCCGCCCCACAGCGGAAAATTTTGCCAAAGACATTTTTGACCGACTGACTGCCCTTCAGTTTCCGGTCAGTGCAGTGGAAGTGTATGAAACGCCGAACAACTGCGCAATCTATGAAGCATAG
- a CDS encoding SseB family protein, whose protein sequence is MSKQRVNDEALNISNPELDAAIAAFQKEATRDNLVRLMTTIRTARLLIPAKFHSELTPAQQEVINRGELFEKGKAPEMHPILVENQNKEQFAPAFTSREALDASDEEYPVVINVNFDEVMRIASQEVLQLKGILLNPYTSKMVLHPNFITAMQEMNQNLAAAEAEGTKEVQMSLAEFVVFARKNVEYGILPKLLMTRTEEFMKQLDKEREAFVLKLYQEPYGENIPCSYGASDFDVMLLNVDEDTAVASIDVPVPSEEGLAHALYVVYNPKTKQARYFIIACGTEDQENQLIELDHTGEQKNLGDAPALGSGLYYILDLIKEN, encoded by the coding sequence ATGAGTAAACAAAGAGTAAATGATGAGGCGCTGAATATCAGCAATCCGGAGCTGGACGCGGCGATTGCCGCATTTCAGAAAGAGGCTACCCGGGACAATCTGGTGCGTCTGATGACGACTATTCGCACGGCGCGTCTGCTGATTCCGGCGAAGTTTCATTCGGAACTGACCCCGGCGCAGCAGGAGGTCATCAACCGGGGCGAGCTGTTTGAAAAAGGCAAAGCTCCGGAGATGCATCCGATTCTCGTGGAAAATCAGAACAAAGAGCAGTTTGCCCCTGCGTTTACATCCCGGGAAGCGCTGGATGCGTCCGATGAGGAGTATCCGGTAGTGATTAATGTGAATTTTGATGAAGTGATGCGGATCGCTTCCCAGGAAGTGCTTCAGCTCAAGGGCATTCTTCTGAATCCCTATACCTCCAAGATGGTGCTGCACCCGAATTTCATCACGGCCATGCAGGAGATGAACCAGAACCTTGCGGCGGCGGAGGCGGAAGGAACCAAAGAGGTGCAGATGTCTCTGGCGGAGTTTGTTGTGTTTGCAAGGAAAAACGTCGAGTACGGCATTCTTCCGAAACTGCTGATGACCCGGACCGAGGAGTTTATGAAACAGCTGGATAAGGAGCGGGAAGCCTTTGTCCTAAAGCTGTATCAGGAGCCTTATGGAGAAAATATTCCGTGCAGTTACGGCGCCTCAGACTTCGATGTAATGCTGCTGAATGTGGATGAGGATACGGCGGTGGCATCCATTGATGTACCGGTTCCTTCGGAAGAGGGACTTGCGCATGCCCTGTATGTAGTGTATAATCCGAAAACGAAACAGGCGAGATATTTCATTATCGCATGCGGAACGGAAGATCAGGAAAATCAGCTGATTGAGCTGGATCACACGGGTGAGCAGAAAAACCTGGGTGACGCGCCGGCATTGGGCAGCGGATTGTACTACATCCTTGATCTGATCAAAGAAAACTGA
- a CDS encoding S1 RNA-binding domain-containing protein yields the protein MEESMKDFEKELEESYKTMGDGVHDTDELLAWEKIGKDKEAGTDLEVEISGIVNKGVIALVEGIRGFIPASRLSLRHVSDLNEWLGRTVRVRVIEADPERNKLVLSAREILREERDSQRARRVSEIKTGTVLEGKVETIKDYGAFIDLGDGVSGLLHISQIARERIKHPSDRLKEGDTVTVKVISNKDGKIGLSIRALLEEKQREEEVKVDLPESEAIGTSLGDLLKNINL from the coding sequence ATGGAAGAAAGTATGAAAGATTTTGAAAAAGAACTGGAAGAATCCTATAAAACCATGGGGGACGGTGTGCACGATACGGATGAGCTGCTGGCCTGGGAAAAGATTGGGAAAGACAAGGAAGCGGGCACCGATCTGGAAGTGGAGATTTCCGGTATCGTCAATAAAGGCGTCATCGCTCTGGTAGAGGGAATACGCGGATTTATTCCCGCCTCCCGTTTGTCTCTCCGGCATGTCAGCGATCTGAACGAATGGCTGGGCAGGACGGTGCGCGTCCGGGTCATTGAAGCGGATCCGGAGAGAAATAAACTGGTGCTATCCGCCCGTGAGATTCTGCGGGAGGAGCGGGACAGCCAGCGTGCCCGCAGAGTTTCCGAAATCAAGACAGGTACCGTGCTGGAGGGAAAGGTAGAGACCATCAAAGACTACGGCGCGTTTATCGATCTGGGGGACGGCGTTTCCGGCCTTCTGCATATTTCTCAGATTGCACGGGAACGGATCAAACATCCTTCTGACCGGCTGAAGGAAGGGGATACGGTGACTGTGAAAGTCATCAGCAATAAAGACGGAAAAATCGGACTCAGCATCCGGGCGCTTCTGGAAGAAAAACAGAGAGAAGAAGAGGTCAAAGTGGATCTTCCGGAAAGCGAAGCGATCGGCACCAGTCTGGGCGATCTGCTGAAAAATATCAACTTGTAA
- the lepB gene encoding signal peptidase I, with translation MSENTTPKQKDSEPQAKSDRKKEIFSWIRTFAITIGVALVLIFFVFINATVPSASMENTIKTGSRLIGFRFSYWFSSPKRGDIILFRFPLDESETYIKRVIGLPGETVTIHDGKVYIDDSEQPLTENYLKETWTWKTGDYTFEVPEDSYFVMGDNRNDSEDSRSWAEDAILEGKATTEKEANQYSFVKKSAIKGKAIWVYYKSPHLLTGTADYGKEQK, from the coding sequence ATGAGCGAGAATACAACTCCAAAGCAGAAAGATTCCGAACCCCAGGCAAAGTCAGACAGAAAAAAAGAAATATTCAGCTGGATTCGCACCTTTGCCATTACCATTGGTGTGGCGCTGGTGCTGATCTTTTTTGTATTTATCAATGCCACGGTGCCTTCCGCTTCCATGGAGAATACGATTAAGACCGGAAGCCGGCTGATTGGGTTCCGGTTCAGTTACTGGTTTTCCAGCCCCAAACGGGGAGACATTATTCTTTTTCGTTTTCCCCTGGATGAGTCGGAAACCTATATCAAGCGGGTCATCGGGCTTCCGGGCGAAACGGTGACAATTCATGACGGCAAAGTATATATCGACGATTCCGAACAGCCTCTGACAGAAAACTACCTGAAGGAGACCTGGACCTGGAAGACGGGGGATTATACTTTTGAAGTGCCGGAAGATTCTTATTTTGTAATGGGTGACAACCGGAATGATTCTGAAGATTCCAGAAGCTGGGCCGAAGACGCCATCCTGGAAGGAAAAGCAACGACAGAAAAGGAAGCGAATCAATATTCTTTTGTCAAAAAGAGCGCGATTAAAGGAAAAGCCATCTGGGTATATTACAAATCCCCGCATCTTCTGACAGGCACTGCGGATTACGGAAAGGAGCAGAAGTAA
- the epsC gene encoding serine O-acetyltransferase EpsC, with translation MNNNIDYIVEDLVENYKKTPSTAKINGMTQPNRDVIKGIIANLQKLTFPGYFEQKHLKEETISYHVGNLVEDIHYNLRKQIIKASLCCGRQTEICEEKREMEANKICLKFLESISSVREVLATDVQAAYDGDPAAYSMDEIIYSYPGLYAIMVYRYAHELYKLEVPLIPRIMTEHAHGRTGIDIHPGAIIGRYFFIDHGTGIVIGETTIIGEHVKVYQGVTLGGLSTSAGQLLKGVKRHPTIEDNVTIYAGASILGGESVIGHDVTIGSNAFVTKSVPANSRVVSRNNGTKYHSDAESSDRN, from the coding sequence ATGAATAATAATATTGACTATATTGTGGAAGATCTGGTGGAGAATTATAAAAAGACGCCCAGCACCGCAAAGATCAATGGAATGACACAGCCCAACAGAGACGTGATCAAGGGAATTATCGCCAATCTGCAGAAGCTTACCTTTCCCGGATATTTTGAGCAGAAACATCTGAAAGAAGAGACGATTTCCTACCATGTGGGCAATCTGGTAGAAGATATTCACTATAATCTTCGGAAGCAGATTATCAAGGCAAGCCTGTGCTGCGGCAGACAGACGGAGATCTGCGAGGAAAAGCGGGAGATGGAGGCAAACAAGATCTGCCTGAAATTCCTGGAAAGCATCAGCAGTGTCAGGGAAGTGCTGGCCACCGATGTGCAGGCGGCATATGACGGGGATCCGGCAGCCTACAGCATGGATGAGATTATTTATTCCTATCCCGGGCTGTATGCGATTATGGTATATCGGTATGCCCATGAACTGTATAAACTGGAGGTACCGCTGATTCCCCGGATTATGACGGAACATGCCCATGGAAGAACCGGAATCGATATTCATCCGGGTGCCATCATCGGCAGATATTTCTTTATCGACCACGGCACCGGCATTGTCATCGGTGAGACCACAATCATCGGTGAGCATGTCAAAGTATATCAGGGCGTGACTCTGGGCGGGCTTTCCACCAGCGCCGGCCAGCTGCTGAAAGGGGTCAAACGGCATCCCACGATTGAAGACAATGTCACCATCTATGCCGGCGCATCCATTCTCGGCGGAGAATCCGTGATCGGCCATGATGTCACCATTGGCAGCAACGCGTTTGTAACGAAATCTGTTCCAGCCAACAGCAGAGTGGTATCCAGAAATAACGGAACCAAATACCACAGTGACGCAGAATCATCTGACCGAAATTAG
- a CDS encoding exodeoxyribonuclease III gives MKFISWNVNGIRACVNKGFLDYFHAADADIFCLQETKLQEGQLALDLEGYFQYWNYAEKKGYSGTAVFTKEEPLSVSYGLGIEAHDQEGRVITLEYETFYFVTVYTPNSQSELKRLDYRMEWEDDFRAYLTGLDREKPVIVCGDMNVAHQEIDLKNPKTNRKNAGFTDEERQKFTELLDSGWIDTWRYFYPDQEGVYSWWSYRFKAREKNAGWRIDYFLVSDRLKDRLTDAKIHTEVMGSDHCPVELDLN, from the coding sequence ATGAAATTTATTTCCTGGAATGTAAATGGAATCCGTGCATGTGTAAACAAGGGATTTCTGGATTATTTTCATGCGGCAGACGCAGACATTTTCTGTCTGCAGGAGACAAAGCTGCAGGAGGGCCAGCTTGCGCTGGATCTGGAAGGATACTTCCAGTACTGGAATTACGCGGAAAAGAAGGGCTATTCCGGTACGGCGGTTTTCACAAAGGAAGAACCCCTGTCGGTATCCTACGGCCTCGGGATCGAGGCGCATGACCAGGAAGGACGTGTGATAACCCTGGAATACGAGACTTTTTATTTTGTGACGGTATACACACCGAACTCCCAGAGCGAACTGAAACGCCTGGATTACCGTATGGAATGGGAAGATGATTTCCGGGCTTATCTCACCGGCCTGGACAGGGAGAAACCTGTGATTGTATGCGGTGATATGAATGTGGCCCATCAGGAGATTGATCTGAAAAACCCGAAAACCAACCGCAAAAACGCCGGATTTACGGATGAAGAGCGGCAGAAGTTCACAGAGCTGCTGGATTCCGGGTGGATTGATACCTGGCGTTATTTTTATCCGGATCAGGAGGGGGTTTATTCCTGGTGGTCCTACCGGTTCAAAGCCCGGGAGAAAAACGCCGGATGGAGAATTGACTATTTCCTGGTATCTGACAGGCTGAAGGATCGTCTGACAGATGCAAAGATTCATACAGAAGTGATGGGATCCGATCACTGTCCGGTGGAACTGGATCTGAACTGA
- the rny gene encoding ribonuclease Y has translation MASNPIIVTIIAVAIAAVAAFFIAYAAAKSKMEKDAAAKIGSAEDRARAIIDEAVKTAEGKKREALLEAKEESIRSKNELDREIKDRRQEVSRAERRVEQKEANLDKKIDAQERREKDFAVREEKLKATQAEVAKLNEQRIQELERISGLTSEQAKEYLLKSVEEDVKLDTAKMIKELESQAKEEAGRKAKEYVVNAIQKCAADHASEATISVVELPNDEMKGRIIGREGRNIRTLETMTGIDLIVDDTPEAVILSGFDPIRREVARVALEKLIVDGRIHPARIEEMVEKAQKEVETMIREEGESAALEVGVHGIHPELIRLLGRMKFRTSYGQNALKHSIEVAQITGLLAGEIGEDVRIAKRAGLLHDIGKSVDHEMEGSHIQIGVDLCRKFKESPIVINAVASHHGDTEPESLIACLVQAADAISAARPGARRETIDTYSNRLQKLEDITNSFKGVEKSFAVQAGREIRVMVVPDQISDADMVLLARDISKQIEAELEYPGQIKVNVIRESRVVDYAK, from the coding sequence GTGGCCAGTAATCCGATTATCGTCACAATAATCGCAGTAGCAATTGCAGCCGTAGCAGCATTCTTCATCGCGTATGCAGCTGCCAAATCCAAGATGGAAAAGGACGCGGCAGCCAAGATCGGAAGTGCGGAAGACCGTGCCCGCGCCATTATTGACGAAGCTGTCAAAACAGCGGAAGGCAAAAAACGCGAGGCGCTGCTGGAGGCGAAGGAGGAATCGATCAGGTCGAAAAACGAACTTGACCGTGAAATCAAGGACCGCCGGCAGGAGGTATCCCGTGCAGAACGCCGCGTCGAGCAGAAAGAAGCCAATTTGGACAAAAAGATTGACGCGCAGGAACGGCGGGAAAAAGATTTTGCAGTACGTGAGGAGAAGCTGAAAGCTACCCAGGCGGAAGTTGCCAAACTGAATGAGCAGCGCATACAGGAACTGGAACGAATCTCCGGATTAACCTCCGAACAGGCAAAAGAGTATCTGTTAAAAAGCGTAGAAGAAGATGTAAAGCTTGACACAGCTAAGATGATTAAAGAGCTGGAAAGTCAGGCAAAGGAAGAAGCCGGAAGGAAAGCCAAGGAATACGTGGTTAATGCCATTCAGAAGTGTGCGGCGGACCACGCGTCCGAAGCGACGATTTCTGTCGTGGAACTTCCGAACGATGAGATGAAAGGGCGTATTATCGGGCGGGAAGGACGGAATATCCGCACGCTTGAGACGATGACAGGCATCGACCTGATTGTGGACGATACGCCGGAAGCCGTGATCTTATCCGGCTTTGATCCTATCAGAAGAGAAGTGGCGCGCGTTGCCCTTGAAAAACTGATCGTAGACGGACGGATTCATCCGGCCCGCATCGAGGAAATGGTGGAAAAGGCACAGAAAGAAGTAGAGACCATGATCCGTGAGGAAGGAGAATCTGCTGCTTTGGAAGTTGGCGTGCATGGCATCCACCCGGAACTGATCCGGCTTTTGGGCCGCATGAAGTTCCGTACAAGCTACGGACAGAATGCGCTGAAGCATTCCATCGAAGTTGCTCAGATCACCGGTCTTTTAGCCGGCGAAATCGGCGAAGATGTGCGCATTGCAAAACGTGCGGGACTGCTTCATGACATCGGCAAATCCGTGGACCACGAGATGGAGGGATCCCACATCCAGATTGGTGTGGACCTCTGCCGGAAGTTTAAGGAATCCCCGATTGTGATCAATGCAGTCGCATCCCATCATGGGGATACCGAACCGGAATCCCTGATTGCGTGTCTGGTGCAGGCTGCAGATGCAATTTCTGCTGCACGGCCGGGTGCCCGCAGAGAAACTATTGATACATATTCTAATCGCTTACAGAAACTCGAAGACATCACGAATAGTTTCAAAGGTGTCGAAAAATCTTTTGCTGTTCAGGCAGGCAGAGAAATCCGCGTGATGGTCGTTCCAGACCAGATCAGTGATGCTGACATGGTACTTCTTGCCCGTGATATTTCCAAGCAGATTGAAGCTGAACTGGAATATCCGGGACAGATTAAAGTAAATGTGATCCGTGAAAGCAGAGTGGTCGATTATGCGAAGTAA
- a CDS encoding regulatory protein RecX has product MEITEISPAKNGRRVVSLEDGSSFPLYSREVSVYALRAGSEIAQESLEEIFRDVLLPRAKKRLMYLLQRQDRTEYQLRDKLRRDGYPETVADEAVSYVKSYHYVDDYRYACAYISSQQQTKSRNRIRAGLRQRGISAELIEQALEEVYETEEEELIARLLVRKKYDPETADYREKGRIYRFLAGRGFSSDAIRRVMEQQRNNCR; this is encoded by the coding sequence ATGGAGATTACAGAGATTTCACCGGCGAAAAACGGACGCAGAGTGGTGTCGCTGGAGGACGGAAGCAGTTTTCCGCTATACAGCCGCGAAGTATCCGTATACGCGCTTCGGGCCGGTTCGGAGATTGCGCAGGAGAGCCTGGAGGAGATTTTCAGGGATGTTCTGCTTCCCCGGGCGAAAAAGCGCCTGATGTATCTGCTGCAGCGGCAGGACCGGACGGAATATCAGCTGCGGGATAAACTGCGCCGGGACGGCTATCCGGAAACGGTGGCAGATGAGGCGGTTTCCTATGTGAAATCCTACCATTATGTGGATGATTACCGCTATGCCTGCGCTTATATCAGCAGCCAGCAGCAGACAAAAAGCAGGAATCGGATCCGGGCAGGACTGCGGCAGAGGGGGATTTCCGCGGAACTGATCGAGCAGGCGCTGGAAGAAGTGTACGAAACAGAAGAAGAGGAGCTGATTGCCCGGCTTCTGGTCAGGAAAAAATATGATCCGGAGACTGCGGATTACCGAGAAAAAGGCAGAATATACCGGTTCCTTGCCGGCCGGGGATTTTCTTCCGATGCCATCCGGCGGGTGATGGAACAGCAGCGGAATAACTGCCGCTGA
- the recA gene encoding recombinase RecA, with the protein MAKDDKLKALDAAISQIEKQYGKGAIMKLGDSGAALNVETIPTGSISLDIALGLGGIPRGRVIEVYGPESSGKTTVALHMVAEVQKRGGIAGFIDAEHALDPAYARNIGVDIDNLYISQPDNGEQALEITETMVRSGAVDIVIVDSVAALVPKAEIDGEMGDSHVGLQARLMSQALRKLTGVIAKSNCTVIFINQLREKVGVMFGNPETTTGGRALKFYSSIRMDVRRIEAIKQNGENVGNRTRIKVVKNKIAPPFKEAEFDIMFGQGISREGDVLDLAAKCEVVDKSGAWYSYHGEKIGQGRENAKAFLREHTDIFDEIERQVRVAYGLEEPEEARTAGADPDAVSAAGSPQEQ; encoded by the coding sequence ATGGCAAAAGATGATAAATTAAAGGCACTGGACGCGGCGATCAGCCAGATTGAGAAGCAGTACGGCAAGGGCGCGATCATGAAACTCGGCGATTCCGGCGCGGCACTGAACGTGGAGACTATCCCCACCGGCTCCATCAGCCTGGACATTGCGCTGGGACTGGGCGGGATTCCCCGCGGCCGTGTGATTGAGGTGTACGGCCCGGAATCCAGCGGCAAGACCACGGTTGCCCTGCATATGGTTGCGGAAGTGCAGAAGCGGGGCGGCATTGCCGGATTTATTGACGCGGAGCACGCGCTGGATCCGGCTTATGCGCGTAACATAGGCGTAGATATCGACAATCTTTACATTTCCCAGCCGGACAATGGCGAGCAGGCGCTGGAGATTACAGAGACCATGGTTCGTTCCGGCGCTGTGGATATTGTGATCGTGGACTCGGTGGCGGCACTGGTGCCAAAGGCGGAAATCGACGGCGAAATGGGGGATTCCCATGTGGGTCTGCAGGCCCGCCTGATGTCCCAGGCACTGCGGAAACTCACCGGAGTGATCGCCAAGTCCAATTGTACGGTGATCTTTATCAATCAGCTGCGTGAGAAGGTAGGCGTGATGTTCGGTAATCCGGAGACCACCACCGGCGGCCGCGCGCTGAAGTTCTATTCCTCTATCCGCATGGATGTGCGGCGGATTGAGGCGATTAAGCAGAACGGCGAAAATGTGGGCAACCGTACCAGGATTAAAGTCGTAAAGAATAAGATCGCGCCGCCGTTTAAGGAAGCAGAATTCGATATCATGTTCGGACAGGGGATTTCCCGGGAAGGGGATGTGCTGGATCTGGCGGCCAAGTGTGAAGTCGTGGATAAATCCGGTGCATGGTACTCTTACCATGGAGAAAAGATCGGACAGGGCAGGGAGAATGCCAAGGCATTTCTGCGGGAGCATACCGACATTTTTGATGAGATTGAACGTCAGGTACGTGTCGCGTACGGCCTGGAAGAACCGGAAGAAGCCAGGACAGCAGGAGCGGACCCGGATGCCGTAAGCGCGGCAGGCAGTCCGCAGGAACAGTAA
- a CDS encoding peptide chain release factor 3 has translation MTDYRKEIERRRTFAIISHPDAGKTTLTEKFLLYGGAINQAGSVKGKATARHAVSDWMEIEKQRGISVTSSVLQFEYENYCINILDTPGHQDFSEDTYRTLMAADSAVMVIDGSKGVEAQTRKLFKVCVMRHIPIFTFINKMDRDAKDTFELMDEIEKELGIETCPVNWPIGSGKNFRGVYDRASQTVMTFSDTRKGTKEGTETDLGIDSPELKELIGAEAREQLLDEIELLDGASAEFDQEKVSAGELSPVFFGSALTNFGVETFLKHFLAMTTSPLARKSSAGMIDPFADTFSAFVFKIQANMNKAHRDRIAFMRICSGKYEPGMEVFHVQGGKQIKLAQSQQLMAQERKILEEAYAGDIIGVFDPGIFSIGDTLTTAKEKFEFEGIPTFAPEHFARVRQIDTMKRKQFVKGIYQIAQEGAIQIFREHDAGMEEIIVGVVGVLQFDVLKFRLEKEYGVEIRLENLPYEYIRWIENETIDLEHLTGTSDMKKIEDLKGRPLLLFVNSWSIGMTLERNEGLVLAEFGKN, from the coding sequence TTGACAGATTACAGAAAAGAAATAGAAAGAAGAAGAACCTTCGCGATCATTTCGCATCCGGATGCCGGAAAGACCACACTGACAGAAAAATTCCTGCTGTACGGCGGGGCGATTAACCAGGCCGGTTCCGTAAAAGGGAAGGCCACAGCGCGCCATGCGGTTTCGGACTGGATGGAAATCGAGAAACAGCGAGGAATTTCGGTCACTTCTTCGGTACTTCAGTTTGAGTACGAAAATTACTGCATTAATATCCTGGATACACCGGGACATCAGGACTTTTCCGAAGACACTTACCGTACGCTGATGGCGGCGGACTCCGCTGTCATGGTGATTGACGGGTCCAAAGGCGTGGAGGCACAGACCAGAAAGCTGTTTAAGGTCTGCGTCATGCGGCATATCCCCATCTTTACCTTTATCAACAAGATGGACCGTGACGCGAAAGATACCTTTGAGCTTATGGATGAAATTGAGAAAGAGCTGGGCATCGAAACCTGTCCCGTGAACTGGCCGATCGGTTCCGGCAAAAATTTCCGGGGCGTCTACGACCGGGCAAGCCAGACGGTTATGACCTTTTCTGACACACGGAAAGGCACCAAAGAGGGCACAGAGACAGATCTGGGCATTGACAGCCCAGAACTGAAAGAATTGATCGGCGCGGAAGCCAGAGAGCAGCTCCTGGACGAAATCGAACTGTTAGACGGCGCCAGCGCGGAATTTGACCAGGAAAAAGTATCCGCGGGGGAACTGTCCCCGGTGTTTTTCGGATCCGCGCTGACCAATTTCGGCGTCGAGACATTTCTGAAGCACTTCCTGGCCATGACCACTTCCCCGCTGGCCAGAAAGTCCAGCGCAGGCATGATTGATCCGTTTGCGGACACGTTCAGCGCCTTTGTGTTTAAAATTCAGGCAAATATGAACAAAGCCCACCGGGACCGTATCGCGTTTATGCGGATCTGTTCCGGAAAATACGAACCGGGCATGGAGGTTTTTCATGTGCAGGGCGGCAAACAGATCAAACTGGCCCAGTCCCAGCAGCTGATGGCGCAGGAAAGAAAAATACTGGAAGAGGCCTATGCCGGTGATATCATCGGCGTGTTTGACCCGGGCATTTTTTCCATTGGTGATACTCTGACTACCGCAAAGGAAAAATTCGAATTCGAGGGAATCCCCACATTCGCGCCGGAACATTTTGCCCGGGTGCGCCAGATCGATACCATGAAGCGGAAACAGTTTGTCAAGGGCATCTATCAGATCGCCCAGGAAGGCGCCATTCAGATTTTCCGTGAGCATGATGCCGGTATGGAGGAAATTATCGTAGGCGTGGTAGGCGTGCTGCAGTTTGATGTGCTGAAGTTCCGCCTGGAGAAGGAGTACGGCGTGGAAATCCGTCTGGAAAACCTTCCCTATGAATACATCCGGTGGATTGAAAATGAGACCATTGATCTGGAACATCTGACCGGTACTTCGGATATGAAAAAGATCGAAGATCTGAAGGGACGCCCCCTTCTCCTGTTTGTAAATTCCTGGAGTATCGGAATGACGCTGGAGCGCAATGAAGGTCTGGTCCTCGCGGAATTTGGTAAAAACTGA
- a CDS encoding phosphopentomutase, producing the protein MKRVFLIVLDSAGIGEMPDAAEFGDAGSNTLLSCSKSRYFHMPNMGKLGYFNIDGVTCGTPSAHPEGAFARLAERSKGKDTTTGHWEIAGLISDRPMPTFPNGFPESFIHRFEKAIGRKTLVNRPYSGTDVIRDYGEEHMKTGALIVYTSADSVFQIAAHEEVVPVDQLYQYCETARAMLTGDLAVGRVIARPFVGTPGNFTRTSRRHDFSLEPTGTTMLDQISGSGMDVLAVGKINDIFAGRGVTDFVRTAGNAEGIDRTLEWMDREFHGLCFTNLVDFDMLYGHRNDVDGYAKALSYFDSRLPELLAKLGADDLLMITADHGCDPATPSTDHSREYIPLVIAGPKAAAGTNYGTRSTFADIGATVLSWLEIPRKIAGTPLF; encoded by the coding sequence ATGAAGCGAGTATTTCTTATTGTACTGGACAGTGCGGGAATCGGTGAGATGCCGGATGCGGCAGAATTCGGCGACGCAGGAAGCAATACCCTGCTGAGCTGTTCGAAAAGCCGGTATTTTCATATGCCGAATATGGGAAAACTGGGATATTTTAATATTGACGGAGTGACCTGCGGGACACCGTCTGCGCATCCGGAAGGAGCTTTTGCCCGCCTGGCAGAGCGTTCCAAAGGCAAGGATACAACGACCGGGCACTGGGAGATTGCGGGACTGATTTCCGACCGTCCGATGCCCACGTTCCCCAACGGATTCCCGGAATCTTTTATTCATCGGTTTGAAAAAGCGATCGGGAGGAAAACCTTGGTGAACCGCCCTTATTCCGGTACGGATGTCATCCGGGATTACGGGGAAGAGCATATGAAGACAGGGGCGCTGATCGTCTACACATCCGCGGATTCCGTATTTCAGATCGCGGCCCACGAAGAGGTAGTGCCGGTGGATCAGCTGTACCAGTACTGTGAAACGGCCCGTGCCATGCTGACCGGAGACCTTGCGGTGGGCCGGGTGATCGCGCGGCCTTTTGTCGGCACACCGGGTAATTTCACCCGTACATCCCGCCGGCATGATTTTTCTCTGGAGCCGACCGGGACGACGATGCTGGATCAGATCAGCGGCAGCGGCATGGATGTCCTGGCAGTAGGCAAAATCAACGATATCTTCGCAGGAAGAGGCGTGACGGATTTTGTGCGTACGGCGGGCAATGCGGAGGGCATAGACCGCACACTGGAATGGATGGACCGGGAGTTTCACGGACTGTGCTTTACCAATCTGGTGGACTTTGATATGCTGTACGGCCACAGAAATGACGTAGACGGCTACGCGAAGGCGCTGAGTTACTTCGACAGCCGCCTTCCGGAACTGTTGGCAAAGCTTGGAGCGGATGATCTGCTGATGATTACTGCGGATCACGGATGCGACCCGGCCACGCCTTCCACGGATCATTCCAGGGAATACATTCCCCTGGTGATCGCGGGACCAAAGGCAGCTGCAGGAACAAATTACGGCACCAGAAGTACCTTCGCGGATATTGGCGCCACCGTGCTGTCCTGGTTGGAAATTCCCAGAAAGATTGCCGGCACGCCGCTGTTTTAG
- the rpsU gene encoding 30S ribosomal protein S21, with product MSNVIVKENESLDSALRRFKRNCAKAGIQQEIRKREHYEKPSVKRKKKSEAARKRKYK from the coding sequence ATGTCAAATGTAATCGTTAAAGAAAACGAATCTTTGGATAGTGCATTACGCCGTTTTAAGCGTAACTGCGCGAAAGCCGGAATCCAGCAGGAGATCCGCAAAAGAGAGCATTACGAGAAACCAAGCGTAAAGCGTAAAAAGAAATCCGAAGCAGCGAGAAAACGCAAATACAAATAA